Below is a genomic region from Candidatus Omnitrophota bacterium.
TCGCCCAACTCCCGCGCCCACTGTTCGGCTTCCTGACGGGGCGTTTTATCATGATTCAACGCCCACCAGGTTTTTTTCATTTGCTTGATGCATAAAAGAGGCGAGCCGTCCTCAGCCCGGGCGGCGAGAAAGCGGCTTTCGTCCGGCGTTGCTTCCAGCCGGGCGGCCAATTCGGGATCGCGTTGGCGCAGGGCGGCGAGGTTGCGAGCCCAGAGCGAAGTATCGTGGATTTCTTTATTATTCATGATTTAGGAATAAGTCGCAAACGTTTCGCGCCCGCGCGAATCATCATACAATATCTTTGCAGACTGGCAAACCGCAAGGGAAAATTCTCGGCGACGAACATTGATTCTTCAAATCTATTTTTATCTTCTAAAAAAACTGTGAAAATTTTAGTTATCGATAAAACCGCCGGATTGGCTTCCTCTCATGAACGCCATCAGGAAATGGCGAAGATTCCCGGCGTCGAAATTCATGTGTTGGGGCCGCGCGTATGGATCGAAAATGGAAGAGCCGTGGAATGGAGAATTCAACCGGACGCGGCGTATACATCCCATTTTGGCCGCGTTTTCTTTAAAGATTATTACGCCCGCGCCGGTTATTATTCCGGCCTTTGCCGCGCTCTACGCGCCGCCGATTACGATATCGTTCAACTGATGGAAGAGCCGTGGTCTATTTCCGCAATGCAAACGGCCGCCGCCGCTTCCATCATCGCGCCTCGCGCCAAAATTCTTTTTTATACGTGGGAAAATATATTTCGTCCGTGGACTTATCCCTCCCGCGCGTCGGCGCTCTATGCGCTCATCGATAAAACTTTGCATCGCCGTTCCGCCGCCGCCGTCTGCGCCAGCGAAGGCGCCCGCGATGTTCTCTTGCGCAAAGGCTACACCAAGCCGATTGCCGTTATCCCCTACGGCATCCCCGCTTTCTTTTTCGAACATTCCGGCGAAATTTCCGAATCCCGGCCATTTACCGTCGGCTATATCGGCCGCCTTCTCCCTATGAAAGGCGTCGATATTCTATTGCAGGCGATACGTGAGATCGACGGCGCTCGTTTGCGACTCATTGGCGGCGGCGAAATTGAACGCTTCCAAAACCTATCCTGCGAGTTGGGGATTCAAGATCGCGTCGAGTGGATTGGCTCTTTATCCGAGGAAAGCATTCCCGCCGAGTTGCGCCGCATGGATGTTTTGGTTCTGCCGTCGCGCCGCACGGAGCGATGGATGGAGCAGCTAGGCCGCGCCGCCATTGAGGCGATGGCGGCGGGCGTTCCCGTCATCGGCGCGAATACGGGCGCCATTCCCGAAGTCCTTAGCGGCGCCGGACGGCTGTTCGAAGACGGCGATATTTATGGGCTTGCCGAGCGCATCGCCGAGTTACGTTCCAATCCGCAAGAACGCGCGCGCCTTGGCGAGGCGGGTCGCCAGCGCGCGCAGAGCCGCTTTACCTGGCCGCGCTTCGCGGCGGAAATCTGCGAGTTCTACCAATCGTTCTAGAGTAGAAGAGGCTTCCAGCCTCTTGAAGGTTGATAAAAAGAGCCAGGATGGCTCTTCTACTTTTTCTGCCCGATATAGCCCGCTAACCGTGGGCGGGAAGTTGCAAAGGAACGCTTCATGACCGAAACCTCATCCAGCATCGGCAGCCGCATCGCCCGCTACGGCGCCATCCTTTCCGTCAGCGGCATCCTCTGCAAGATTCTCTTGCTGATTTATACCGTTATGGCGCGCAACATTTTGGGGCAGGAGCGTTTTGGGCGCATCGAATATTTCATCGAGATGGGCGTGATCTTTACCGTCCTCGCCGACTTCGGCTTGGAGCAGACCGTCACCCGCGAGATCGCCCGGCGGCGCAACGAACTCCAGCGCATGTTTTATCCGTTGGTGACTTACCGCTTCGCCGCTTCGCTGTTGGGCGGCGCGGCGATGGTTTTTTTTCTGTGCGTCACGGCTCGGCCCGGACACACATGGGCGTTGATACTTTGTTCGCTAATTTATTTCTTTTTCGTTTTTCACGTCATGTTGATTCGGGCCGTAGCGCGCAGTTTCGAGTTGCTCGCTTACGAAGGACTCGCCAATCTGCTGGACAAAATCGTCCATATAGGACTGGCGATGCTGTGCCTGTTTTATTGGCCGCGCCTGCCGCTGTTGGCGCTTTGCTATGCCGCGGGCGCCGTTGCGTCGTTAGCCATTTTCTGGATTGTCGTTTGGAAGCAATACGGCATGGAGCGCCGCTCCTATACCGTAAAAGACTGGATCGACTGGCAGAAACTGGCCGTTCCCATCGGCCTATCCGCCGCCTGCATTCTGTTGCTGCATCGCGAGGATACGGCAATGGTTAACTGGATTTGCGGCGACGACGAGACGGGATTGTACCGTTTTCCCTATCGTTTTCTCGAAGGGCTTTTTCTCTTCCCGCAAGTGTTAGCCGTCTCCGCTTATCCGATATTTTCCAAGCTCTACCACGAATCGCGCCCATTTTCCGAATCGGCGGCGGCGCTGATGCGCGGCTTGCTCATCGTCAGCCTGCCTATCGCCGTAGGCGGAACCTTCATTGCGGAAGATTTGATCCAAACCCTCTGTTC
It encodes:
- a CDS encoding glycosyltransferase family 4 protein; this encodes MKILVIDKTAGLASSHERHQEMAKIPGVEIHVLGPRVWIENGRAVEWRIQPDAAYTSHFGRVFFKDYYARAGYYSGLCRALRAADYDIVQLMEEPWSISAMQTAAAASIIAPRAKILFYTWENIFRPWTYPSRASALYALIDKTLHRRSAAAVCASEGARDVLLRKGYTKPIAVIPYGIPAFFFEHSGEISESRPFTVGYIGRLLPMKGVDILLQAIREIDGARLRLIGGGEIERFQNLSCELGIQDRVEWIGSLSEESIPAELRRMDVLVLPSRRTERWMEQLGRAAIEAMAAGVPVIGANTGAIPEVLSGAGRLFEDGDIYGLAERIAELRSNPQERARLGEAGRQRAQSRFTWPRFAAEICEFYQSF
- a CDS encoding flippase; protein product: MTETSSSIGSRIARYGAILSVSGILCKILLLIYTVMARNILGQERFGRIEYFIEMGVIFTVLADFGLEQTVTREIARRRNELQRMFYPLVTYRFAASLLGGAAMVFFLCVTARPGHTWALILCSLIYFFFVFHVMLIRAVARSFELLAYEGLANLLDKIVHIGLAMLCLFYWPRLPLLALCYAAGAVASLAIFWIVVWKQYGMERRSYTVKDWIDWQKLAVPIGLSAACILLLHREDTAMVNWICGDDETGLYRFPYRFLEGLFLFPQVLAVSAYPIFSKLYHESRPFSESAAALMRGLLIVSLPIAVGGTFIAEDLIQTLCSGIGPRGGVVFKILVWSLPFIYANFLLGTILNAADRQRLNFRASAWGLASNALLNLPAIYWWGAVGASMMTVVSQGLYGAIMAYYARDFQLWTDGRRYTAIAASCLIMAAVLQWAQWPWYAAIPLGAAVYFVSLFVLRGVSQKDMQNLRRVVMK